The following are from one region of the Candidatus Binataceae bacterium genome:
- the rplA gene encoding 50S ribosomal protein L1: protein MAGKNYRKAAEKIDRARRYRLEEALQMVVDNRVAKFDETVELAVRLNVDPRQADQNVRGTVVLPNGTGRSVRVLVLTKGDKEREAREAGADIVGGEELVARIADEGWLEFDSVIATPDIMGAVGRIGRILGPRGLMPNPRLGTVTFDVAKAVGEVKAGKVDYRVDKGGVIHAPLGKISFGSTKLAENARALLAALIRAKPPTAKGNYIQSVTLSSTMGPGVRVDNNEASAVAAAAA from the coding sequence ATGGCAGGGAAGAACTATCGCAAGGCGGCCGAGAAGATCGATCGCGCGCGTCGCTACCGGCTGGAGGAAGCGCTCCAAATGGTGGTAGACAACCGAGTGGCCAAATTCGACGAAACCGTGGAGCTAGCGGTGCGACTCAACGTCGATCCGCGCCAAGCCGACCAAAACGTGCGCGGCACTGTGGTGCTGCCCAACGGTACCGGTCGCAGCGTGCGGGTACTGGTTTTGACCAAGGGCGATAAGGAGCGTGAGGCCCGCGAGGCGGGCGCCGATATCGTCGGTGGCGAGGAACTGGTGGCGCGCATCGCAGACGAGGGCTGGCTGGAATTCGACAGCGTGATCGCAACCCCTGATATCATGGGGGCGGTCGGCCGTATCGGGCGCATCCTGGGCCCGCGCGGGCTGATGCCAAATCCGCGGCTCGGGACGGTTACCTTTGACGTCGCCAAGGCGGTAGGCGAAGTCAAGGCCGGCAAGGTGGATTATCGAGTCGATAAGGGTGGCGTAATCCATGCGCCCTTGGGCAAAATCAGTTTCGGTTCGACCAAGTTGGCCGAGAACGCGCGAGCGCTGCTGGCCGCGCTGATCCGGGCCAAACCTCCCACCGCCAAGGGCAACTACATACAGAGTGTGACCCTGTCCTCGACCATGGGGCCGGGAGTGCGGGTTGACAACAATGAAGCGAGCGCGGTGGCGGCCGCGGCCGCCTAA
- the nusG gene encoding transcription termination/antitermination protein NusG, whose translation MPADETVSHEVVPSSRPKKWYVIHTYSGYEHKAKAALEERIRTLKMEDKFGRDHEGRFLVLVPVERVVELGKGGQKKTSSRKFFPGYIFVNMELDDETWHVIKNTPKITGFVGHATAPPEVPESEVMEITQQMQQGALKPKPKVLFEVGESVKVVDGPFQDFNGTLEEVRPEKGKVRVLISIFGRATPVELDFIQVEKA comes from the coding sequence GTGCCAGCCGACGAAACGGTAAGTCATGAGGTCGTGCCCTCCAGCCGCCCTAAGAAATGGTATGTGATTCACACCTATTCGGGGTATGAGCACAAGGCTAAGGCGGCGCTGGAGGAGCGTATCCGGACGCTCAAGATGGAGGACAAGTTCGGACGTGACCATGAAGGGCGTTTCCTGGTCTTGGTACCGGTAGAGCGAGTAGTGGAACTGGGCAAAGGGGGGCAGAAAAAGACCTCCAGCCGCAAGTTCTTTCCCGGCTATATTTTTGTCAACATGGAACTCGACGATGAAACCTGGCACGTAATCAAGAATACGCCCAAGATCACCGGCTTCGTCGGCCATGCCACCGCGCCGCCCGAGGTTCCTGAGTCGGAAGTGATGGAAATCACTCAACAGATGCAGCAAGGGGCGCTCAAACCCAAGCCCAAGGTCTTGTTTGAGGTGGGAGAATCGGTCAAGGTGGTCGATGGTCCCTTTCAAGATTTTAACGGGACCTTGGAAGAGGTACGGCCTGAAAAGGGCAAAGTGCGGGTTTTGATTTCGATTTTTGGGCGGGCTACACCCGTCGAACTGGATTTCATTCAGGTAGAAAAAGCCTAG
- the rlmB gene encoding 23S rRNA (guanosine(2251)-2'-O)-methyltransferase RlmB: MSGELIFGLEPVRELLAVNPKLVRVLYLRARDQRRFASEAVRVKEAGGEVRVVEEAELQRAAGSQARHQGLVASVRPYQYLTTADLIEAGPELIVLIDGVTDPRNLGAILRVVECAGFKAVIIARDHTAQLSAVAIKASAGAWVHLRLAQCGNVVRTLEELQQAGYWIAVLTPEGEQTLEELDVQRRLVVVIGAEGAGVRPLVKKRADFGLRIPLYGKLKSLNVAVASGVALFSIRRRREGLFGALVNAL, from the coding sequence GTGTCAGGCGAGCTTATCTTCGGACTGGAGCCGGTGCGGGAGCTGCTTGCGGTCAATCCCAAGCTAGTGCGGGTGCTCTACCTGCGCGCGCGCGACCAGCGCCGGTTCGCCTCCGAAGCGGTTCGGGTCAAGGAAGCAGGGGGAGAAGTACGCGTGGTCGAGGAGGCTGAGTTACAGCGAGCGGCCGGCTCACAGGCGCGCCATCAAGGGTTGGTTGCCAGTGTGCGGCCCTATCAGTACTTGACGACGGCCGATTTGATCGAGGCTGGGCCCGAGCTGATCGTGTTGATCGACGGGGTGACTGATCCGCGCAACTTGGGCGCCATCCTGCGGGTGGTCGAATGCGCGGGCTTCAAGGCGGTGATTATCGCGCGCGATCACACCGCCCAGCTGAGCGCGGTCGCGATCAAGGCTTCGGCCGGGGCCTGGGTGCATCTGAGACTGGCCCAGTGCGGTAATGTCGTGCGCACTCTGGAAGAACTGCAGCAGGCCGGCTATTGGATTGCGGTCCTTACCCCAGAGGGTGAGCAAACTCTGGAGGAACTCGACGTGCAGCGTCGCCTGGTCGTGGTCATTGGGGCGGAAGGAGCTGGCGTGCGACCGCTGGTCAAGAAACGAGCCGACTTCGGGCTGCGGATTCCGCTCTACGGCAAACTCAAATCGCTCAATGTGGCGGTCGCCAGCGGGGTTGCCTTGTTCTCCATCCGCCGGCGCCGTGAGGGACTGTTCGGCGCCCTGGTCAACGCGCTGTGA
- the secE gene encoding preprotein translocase subunit SecE, producing the protein MGKIKARITQAVDFFTESWTELSKVHFSTPKEAMRATAVVVVITLLMAVWLGLVDLAATRVVRQLLS; encoded by the coding sequence ATGGGTAAGATTAAAGCGCGAATAACGCAAGCGGTCGATTTTTTCACCGAATCGTGGACGGAGCTGAGCAAAGTCCATTTCTCCACGCCTAAAGAAGCGATGCGTGCTACGGCGGTAGTGGTGGTGATTACGCTGCTGATGGCGGTATGGCTGGGATTGGTGGATTTGGCCGCTACCCGGGTAGTACGGCAGTTGTTGAGTTAA
- the rpmG gene encoding 50S ribosomal protein L33 — MRDLIGLACDNCKRRNYTTTKNKKRQPDKLGIKKFCPACRSHTPHKETKI, encoded by the coding sequence ATGCGAGATTTGATCGGGCTGGCGTGCGATAACTGCAAGCGTAGGAATTATACCACTACCAAGAACAAGAAGCGGCAGCCCGACAAGTTGGGAATAAAAAAGTTTTGTCCTGCCTGTCGCAGCCATACTCCGCATAAAGAGACGAAGATTTAA
- the rplJ gene encoding 50S ribosomal protein L10, translating to MKRSDKGALVAALTQRMGEAKLALVSEYQGMTAAQSTEFRRRMRAARAEFKIAKNTLMRRAIGQGRFAGLERYLGGPVGVILSFGDPVAAAKAVSEFRDAGDKFKLRGGLLDGQVLSREEVLQLAAMPPREVVIAQLLGLIQAPASRLVRLLNEPGAGLARLMDALAKKAQAAEPPAQG from the coding sequence ATGAAGCGAAGTGACAAAGGGGCGTTGGTGGCCGCGCTGACCCAGCGCATGGGTGAGGCCAAGCTGGCTCTGGTATCGGAATATCAAGGCATGACCGCGGCCCAATCAACCGAATTTCGCCGCCGCATGCGGGCGGCTCGCGCCGAGTTCAAGATCGCCAAGAATACCCTGATGCGTCGCGCTATTGGCCAAGGTCGGTTCGCCGGCCTGGAGCGTTACCTGGGTGGGCCGGTGGGCGTGATCCTGAGCTTCGGCGACCCGGTGGCGGCGGCCAAGGCGGTCAGCGAATTTCGCGACGCCGGAGACAAGTTCAAGCTACGCGGCGGCTTGCTGGACGGCCAGGTGCTCTCGCGCGAAGAAGTCCTGCAGTTGGCCGCGATGCCGCCGCGCGAGGTGGTAATCGCGCAGTTGTTGGGGCTAATTCAAGCCCCGGCCAGCCGCTTGGTGCGCCTGCTCAATGAGCCCGGCGCTGGGCTGGCCCGCTTGATGGACGCGCTCGCCAAAAAGGCACAGGCGGCCGAGCCGCCGGCGCAGGGCTGA
- the rplL gene encoding 50S ribosomal protein L7/L12: MAEAQLSRDQVKDYLKNLSLLDAAALVKELEEELGVSAAAPMAMMAPAAGAGAAAVAAPEKDEFTVVLTGSGDKKIQVIKVVRELTGLGLKEAKDLVDGAPKPVKEGINKAEAEEIKKKLEEAGGSVELK, from the coding sequence ATGGCAGAAGCACAGCTCAGCCGCGACCAGGTCAAGGACTATCTCAAAAATTTGTCCCTGCTCGACGCGGCCGCCCTGGTCAAGGAGCTCGAAGAGGAGTTGGGCGTGTCGGCAGCGGCGCCGATGGCGATGATGGCGCCTGCGGCGGGCGCAGGGGCGGCCGCGGTGGCGGCACCCGAGAAAGACGAGTTCACCGTGGTTTTGACCGGCTCGGGGGATAAGAAAATCCAGGTTATCAAGGTAGTACGTGAATTGACCGGATTGGGGCTCAAAGAGGCCAAGGATCTGGTCGATGGCGCACCGAAGCCGGTTAAAGAGGGGATCAACAAGGCCGAGGCCGAAGAGATTAAGAAGAAGCTGGAAGAGGCGGGCGGGAGCGTGGAGCTCAAGTAG
- the rplK gene encoding 50S ribosomal protein L11 gives MAKKIVGQVKLQIPAGQANPSPPVGPALGQRGVNIMEFCKAFNAQTQNMQGLVIPVVVTVYADRSFTFITKSPPASVLLLKAAAVGKGSPTPNKSKAGKVTQAQVEEIAKTKLNDLNAKDLEGAMRTVAGTARSMGIDVVG, from the coding sequence GTGGCAAAGAAAATAGTCGGGCAGGTCAAGTTGCAAATTCCTGCGGGCCAGGCCAATCCTTCCCCACCGGTGGGACCGGCGCTGGGTCAGCGTGGGGTCAATATCATGGAGTTTTGCAAGGCCTTCAACGCCCAAACCCAGAACATGCAGGGGTTGGTGATTCCGGTGGTGGTTACGGTGTACGCCGACCGTTCCTTCACTTTTATTACCAAGAGTCCACCCGCTTCGGTGCTGTTACTCAAGGCGGCTGCGGTAGGCAAGGGCTCGCCCACTCCCAACAAGAGCAAGGCCGGCAAGGTCACGCAGGCGCAGGTCGAGGAGATTGCCAAGACCAAGCTCAATGACCTCAACGCCAAGGACCTGGAGGGTGCAATGCGTACCGTGGCGGGGACCGCGCGCTCCATGGGAATCGACGTCGTAGGTTAG